The following proteins are co-located in the Hydractinia symbiolongicarpus strain clone_291-10 chromosome 7, HSymV2.1, whole genome shotgun sequence genome:
- the LOC130648676 gene encoding kinesin-like protein KIF19 isoform X1, whose product MVGKFSKSARFKKKNRIAVAVRIRPISHVEVSMGCAEIISAIENNMVCMLDPSDNEYDILRVNRSREKTFVFDHVFGPYSSQGQVYNQTTKALVESVLDGYNATIFAYGPTGAGKTYTMVGTDVEPGIMVLTLNYLYQEMHRTRHDQKYSVKMSYLEIYNEMVRDLLNPTSDFLDVREDTKGVQVAGLTEYEALTTSEIMELLSRGNKERMCEPTAVNETSSRSHAILQVTVEQRSRVRDITDEVKIAKLFMIDLAGSERASQTQNKGKRLIEGAHINRSLLALGNCINALTEKGGKSSYVNYRDSKLTRLLKDSLGGNCKTVMIAHVSPASLSFEESRNTLAYADRAKSIKVKAKRNQYSVNYHVAQYQNIISDLRQEIILLKTQLVEADSINRSSARTVVNRTKSANVMEKLKEELKVTFQEQLELRKEIIDLEDTALQYSVEYQRHLLTIEEWEQEESRRRVRETGKMKTTNQIIKENFRAKHASPFRRHEQFVDKNNKNISEPADVTAARDEILTIKQRLEEIEDEKTNLAEKLDEQKKEKEYLEESFQNKISNEDRREILEALCKIHDFQIRNVELESVALMREYLLQHKDLTTQRKELRNNVVHDIVELQRDIIQGNNLKYPFDLESLYQMYKEQVKQDVPMAGLAIDVKRIGTQVPALPPLVTRVDETKLSPNTSPYPGKKNLKVKKKWTDSNFSDQESVTSSKFNLTRNPFPVNSYNDKSSDTLSNNAGRYPRRRGTFVYKDGASLIYEHSTQSSQTKGSDSKYTTPRLQTLQNSDMYIQPNLPKHILSLNRENDTHSTSSIQTVSVKVNNDVTMDDRTERKRSASAELIRAKALIGRKVDSQLTHRRKAKTYNKTSKQTKPMWNSNFNTKVNRSELYASGLETISNNYGKAMRQNKGLERLTDVKHFPTNSPRQQIVTLKTTVPKQKVVRRNDNSNFVKTSNDNLTISGTSFVPRPYQPGFGRL is encoded by the exons ATGGTTGGGAAATTTTCGAAAAGcgcaagatttaaaaaaaagaacagaattgCG GTCGCTGTAAGGATCCGCCCAATCAGTCATGTGGAGGTCTCCATGGGATGTGCAGAAATCATCAGTGCAATTGAGAATAAC atgGTGTGCATGCTCGATCCGTCTGATAACGAATACGATATACTTCGCGTAAATCGATCACGCGAAAAGACGTTCGTTTTCGACCATGTGTTTGGCCCCTATTCTTCTCAG ggtCAAGTATATAATCAAACGACAAAAGCTTTAGTTGAATCTGTGTTAGATGGTTACAATGCCACTATTTTTGCTTACGGGCCAACTG gaGCTGGCAAAACATATACAATGGTTGGAACAGATGTTGAACCTGGTATAATGGTTCTCACGTTAAATTATCTTTATCAAGAAATGCATCGAACACGTCATGACCAGAAATATAGTGTCAAAATGTCGTATTTGGAG ATCTACAACGAGATGGTACGCGATCTTTTAAATCCAACCTCAGATTTTCTTGATGTACGAGAAGACACAAAGGGCGTACAAGTAGCCGGTCTCACTGAATATGAAGCTCTCACAACATCAGAAATCATGGAGTTATTGTCACGTGGTAATAAAGAGCGCATGTGCGAACCAACCGCTGTCAATGAAACATCGTCAAGATCTCATGCTATCTTGCAA GTAACTGTTGAACAAAGAAGCCGAGTGCGCGACATTACGGATGAAGTAAAAATCGCGAAACTTTTCATGATCGATTTAGCCGGCTCCGAAAGAGCATCGCAAACCCAG AACAAAGGGAAAAGACTTATCGAAGGAGCACACATTAATCGTTCATTACTTGCGCTTGGAAATTGCATCAACGCTTTAA CCGAGAAAGGCGGGAAAAGTTCTTATGTGAATTACAGAGACAGCAAGTTGACTAGACTTTTGAAG GATTCGCTGGGCGGGAACTGTAAAACTGTCATGATAGCTCACGTTAGTCCAGCTAGTCTTAGCTTTGAAGAGTCAAGAAATACGCTGGCGTATGCTGACCGTGCAAAAAGTATAAAAGTGAAAGCTAAACGAAACCAGTACAGCGTGAACTACCATGTCGCACAGTATCAAAACATTATATCCGATTTGCGTCAGGAGATAATTCTACTAAAAACCCAACTGGTGGAAGCTGATTCGATAAATCGTAGCAGTGCGA gAACAGTTGTCAACAGAACGAAAAGTGCGAATGTGatggaaaaattaaaagaagaattaaaagtTACTTTTCAAGAACAGTTGGAATTAAG gaaaGAAATAATCGATTTAGAAGACACTGCGCTTCAGTACAGCGTGGAATATCAGAGACATCTTTTGACTATAGAAGA GTGGGAGCAAGAAGAATCTAGAAGGCGTGTACGCGAGACTGGTAAAATGAAAACAACcaatcaaattattaaagagaatttTCGCGCGAAACATGCAAGTCCATTTCGGCGCCATGAACAATTTGTTgataagaataataaaaacatttcggAGCCTGCCGATGTTACTGCAGCGCGAGACGAAATACTAACAATAAAACAACGGCTTGAAGAAATTGAAgatgaaaaaacaaatttagctGAAAAACTTGACGAACAAAAGAAGGAGAAAGAATATCTTGAAGAGtcctttcaaaataaaatatcaaatGAAGACCGGCGTGAAATCTTAGAAGCGTTATGTAAAATACACGACTTTCAAATTCGAAATGTGGAGCTCGAGTCTGTAGCGTTGATGAGAGAATATTTACTTCAGCATAAGGATTTGACAACACAGAGAAAAGAACTGCGAAATAATGTAGTGCATGATATTGTGGAGTTACAAAGAGACATTATACAAG GTAATAATTTGAAGTACCCATTTGATTTGGAATCACTTTATCAAATGTATAAAGAACAGGTTAAACAAGATGTTCCAATGGCTGGTCTGGCGATT GATGTCAAACGAATCGGAACACAAG TACCAGCTCTCCCTCCGTTGGTTACACGTGTGGATGAAACTAAGTTGTCACCAAATACATCGCCGTATCCAGGGAAGAAGAAtttgaaagttaaaaagaaaTGGACAGATAGCAATTTCTCAGATCAAGAAAGTGT CACAAGTTCAAAGTTTAATTTGACTAGAAATCCTTTTCCAGTAAACTCATATAACGATAAATCAAGCGACACACTAAGTAATAACGCCGGTAGGTATCCCCGACGTCGTGGCACGTTTGTTTATAAAGACGGCGCGTCGCTCATTTATGAACATTCGACGCAATCAAGTCAAACAAAGGGATCTGACTCAAAATATACAACACCGCGACTCCAAACATTACAAAATTCGGATATGTATATTCAGCCGAACTTACCAAAGCATATACTATCTTTAAACCGAGAAAACGATACGCATAGTACTTCGTCAATCCAAACTGTCAGCGTCAAAGTAAACAACGACGTCACGATGGATGACAGAACTGAAAGAAAAAGATCAGCTTCGGCGGAATTGATACGTGCAAAGGCATTAATAGGTAGGAAGGTTGACTCGCAGTTGACACACAGAAGAAAAGCAAAAACCtacaataaaacttcaaaacaaacaaaaccaatGTGGAACAGCAATTTCAACACGAAAG
- the LOC130648676 gene encoding kinesin-like protein KIF19 isoform X2 — MMKNKEDSLTVAVRIRPISHVEVSMGCAEIISAIENNMVCMLDPSDNEYDILRVNRSREKTFVFDHVFGPYSSQGQVYNQTTKALVESVLDGYNATIFAYGPTGAGKTYTMVGTDVEPGIMVLTLNYLYQEMHRTRHDQKYSVKMSYLEIYNEMVRDLLNPTSDFLDVREDTKGVQVAGLTEYEALTTSEIMELLSRGNKERMCEPTAVNETSSRSHAILQVTVEQRSRVRDITDEVKIAKLFMIDLAGSERASQTQNKGKRLIEGAHINRSLLALGNCINALTEKGGKSSYVNYRDSKLTRLLKDSLGGNCKTVMIAHVSPASLSFEESRNTLAYADRAKSIKVKAKRNQYSVNYHVAQYQNIISDLRQEIILLKTQLVEADSINRSSARTVVNRTKSANVMEKLKEELKVTFQEQLELRKEIIDLEDTALQYSVEYQRHLLTIEEWEQEESRRRVRETGKMKTTNQIIKENFRAKHASPFRRHEQFVDKNNKNISEPADVTAARDEILTIKQRLEEIEDEKTNLAEKLDEQKKEKEYLEESFQNKISNEDRREILEALCKIHDFQIRNVELESVALMREYLLQHKDLTTQRKELRNNVVHDIVELQRDIIQGNNLKYPFDLESLYQMYKEQVKQDVPMAGLAIDVKRIGTQVPALPPLVTRVDETKLSPNTSPYPGKKNLKVKKKWTDSNFSDQESVTSSKFNLTRNPFPVNSYNDKSSDTLSNNAGRYPRRRGTFVYKDGASLIYEHSTQSSQTKGSDSKYTTPRLQTLQNSDMYIQPNLPKHILSLNRENDTHSTSSIQTVSVKVNNDVTMDDRTERKRSASAELIRAKALIGRKVDSQLTHRRKAKTYNKTSKQTKPMWNSNFNTKVNRSELYASGLETISNNYGKAMRQNKGLERLTDVKHFPTNSPRQQIVTLKTTVPKQKVVRRNDNSNFVKTSNDNLTISGTSFVPRPYQPGFGRL; from the exons ATGATGAAGAACAAGGAAGACAGCCTTACG GTCGCTGTAAGGATCCGCCCAATCAGTCATGTGGAGGTCTCCATGGGATGTGCAGAAATCATCAGTGCAATTGAGAATAAC atgGTGTGCATGCTCGATCCGTCTGATAACGAATACGATATACTTCGCGTAAATCGATCACGCGAAAAGACGTTCGTTTTCGACCATGTGTTTGGCCCCTATTCTTCTCAG ggtCAAGTATATAATCAAACGACAAAAGCTTTAGTTGAATCTGTGTTAGATGGTTACAATGCCACTATTTTTGCTTACGGGCCAACTG gaGCTGGCAAAACATATACAATGGTTGGAACAGATGTTGAACCTGGTATAATGGTTCTCACGTTAAATTATCTTTATCAAGAAATGCATCGAACACGTCATGACCAGAAATATAGTGTCAAAATGTCGTATTTGGAG ATCTACAACGAGATGGTACGCGATCTTTTAAATCCAACCTCAGATTTTCTTGATGTACGAGAAGACACAAAGGGCGTACAAGTAGCCGGTCTCACTGAATATGAAGCTCTCACAACATCAGAAATCATGGAGTTATTGTCACGTGGTAATAAAGAGCGCATGTGCGAACCAACCGCTGTCAATGAAACATCGTCAAGATCTCATGCTATCTTGCAA GTAACTGTTGAACAAAGAAGCCGAGTGCGCGACATTACGGATGAAGTAAAAATCGCGAAACTTTTCATGATCGATTTAGCCGGCTCCGAAAGAGCATCGCAAACCCAG AACAAAGGGAAAAGACTTATCGAAGGAGCACACATTAATCGTTCATTACTTGCGCTTGGAAATTGCATCAACGCTTTAA CCGAGAAAGGCGGGAAAAGTTCTTATGTGAATTACAGAGACAGCAAGTTGACTAGACTTTTGAAG GATTCGCTGGGCGGGAACTGTAAAACTGTCATGATAGCTCACGTTAGTCCAGCTAGTCTTAGCTTTGAAGAGTCAAGAAATACGCTGGCGTATGCTGACCGTGCAAAAAGTATAAAAGTGAAAGCTAAACGAAACCAGTACAGCGTGAACTACCATGTCGCACAGTATCAAAACATTATATCCGATTTGCGTCAGGAGATAATTCTACTAAAAACCCAACTGGTGGAAGCTGATTCGATAAATCGTAGCAGTGCGA gAACAGTTGTCAACAGAACGAAAAGTGCGAATGTGatggaaaaattaaaagaagaattaaaagtTACTTTTCAAGAACAGTTGGAATTAAG gaaaGAAATAATCGATTTAGAAGACACTGCGCTTCAGTACAGCGTGGAATATCAGAGACATCTTTTGACTATAGAAGA GTGGGAGCAAGAAGAATCTAGAAGGCGTGTACGCGAGACTGGTAAAATGAAAACAACcaatcaaattattaaagagaatttTCGCGCGAAACATGCAAGTCCATTTCGGCGCCATGAACAATTTGTTgataagaataataaaaacatttcggAGCCTGCCGATGTTACTGCAGCGCGAGACGAAATACTAACAATAAAACAACGGCTTGAAGAAATTGAAgatgaaaaaacaaatttagctGAAAAACTTGACGAACAAAAGAAGGAGAAAGAATATCTTGAAGAGtcctttcaaaataaaatatcaaatGAAGACCGGCGTGAAATCTTAGAAGCGTTATGTAAAATACACGACTTTCAAATTCGAAATGTGGAGCTCGAGTCTGTAGCGTTGATGAGAGAATATTTACTTCAGCATAAGGATTTGACAACACAGAGAAAAGAACTGCGAAATAATGTAGTGCATGATATTGTGGAGTTACAAAGAGACATTATACAAG GTAATAATTTGAAGTACCCATTTGATTTGGAATCACTTTATCAAATGTATAAAGAACAGGTTAAACAAGATGTTCCAATGGCTGGTCTGGCGATT GATGTCAAACGAATCGGAACACAAG TACCAGCTCTCCCTCCGTTGGTTACACGTGTGGATGAAACTAAGTTGTCACCAAATACATCGCCGTATCCAGGGAAGAAGAAtttgaaagttaaaaagaaaTGGACAGATAGCAATTTCTCAGATCAAGAAAGTGT CACAAGTTCAAAGTTTAATTTGACTAGAAATCCTTTTCCAGTAAACTCATATAACGATAAATCAAGCGACACACTAAGTAATAACGCCGGTAGGTATCCCCGACGTCGTGGCACGTTTGTTTATAAAGACGGCGCGTCGCTCATTTATGAACATTCGACGCAATCAAGTCAAACAAAGGGATCTGACTCAAAATATACAACACCGCGACTCCAAACATTACAAAATTCGGATATGTATATTCAGCCGAACTTACCAAAGCATATACTATCTTTAAACCGAGAAAACGATACGCATAGTACTTCGTCAATCCAAACTGTCAGCGTCAAAGTAAACAACGACGTCACGATGGATGACAGAACTGAAAGAAAAAGATCAGCTTCGGCGGAATTGATACGTGCAAAGGCATTAATAGGTAGGAAGGTTGACTCGCAGTTGACACACAGAAGAAAAGCAAAAACCtacaataaaacttcaaaacaaacaaaaccaatGTGGAACAGCAATTTCAACACGAAAG